In Methylococcus geothermalis, one genomic interval encodes:
- a CDS encoding DUF2058 domain-containing protein, whose amino-acid sequence MSNPLQEQLRKAGLVNDKQLKKAQKDQRKERQRAIENKGADADKARIQQAQAEKAARDRELNLQKKEADDRKALAAQIRQLVDANRQSAEGDVAFHFADGGSVKRIYVDEAMRKRLAAGQAAIVKLDGKYQLVPAEIADRIAARDASYIVLKNESRQTGEDNSDDPYAAYPVPDDLRW is encoded by the coding sequence ATGAGCAACCCCCTCCAGGAGCAGCTGCGCAAGGCAGGCCTGGTCAACGACAAGCAACTGAAGAAAGCGCAAAAGGACCAGCGCAAGGAGCGCCAGCGCGCCATCGAAAACAAGGGCGCCGATGCCGACAAGGCCAGGATACAGCAGGCCCAGGCGGAAAAAGCCGCGCGCGACCGCGAGCTGAACCTGCAGAAGAAGGAGGCCGACGATCGCAAGGCCCTCGCCGCCCAGATCCGCCAGCTCGTCGACGCCAACCGACAGTCCGCCGAAGGCGATGTGGCGTTCCACTTCGCCGATGGCGGCTCCGTCAAACGCATCTATGTCGACGAGGCCATGCGCAAGCGGCTCGCCGCCGGCCAGGCCGCCATCGTCAAACTGGACGGCAAGTACCAGCTTGTGCCCGCGGAAATCGCCGATCGCATCGCCGCCCGGGACGCCTCATATATCGTTCTCAAGAATGAATCACGGCAGACCGGCGAGGACAATTCGGACGACCCCTACGCCGCCTACCCAGTGCCGGACGATCTGAGGTGGTAA
- a CDS encoding YbaB/EbfC family nucleoid-associated protein has protein sequence MKNPLAHLMQQAQRFQESFQKTQEEIAATEIQGESGGGLVKIRMTGKREVLKVDIDPSLLREEREVLEDLIAAAFNDGVRRVAKLKQEKMAALTGGLGIPPGFNMPF, from the coding sequence ATGAAAAATCCATTGGCCCATTTGATGCAGCAGGCGCAGCGCTTCCAGGAGAGCTTCCAGAAGACCCAGGAGGAAATCGCGGCGACCGAAATCCAGGGTGAATCCGGCGGCGGCCTGGTGAAGATCCGCATGACCGGCAAGCGCGAGGTGCTGAAGGTGGACATCGATCCCAGCCTGCTGCGGGAAGAACGCGAAGTGCTGGAAGACCTGATCGCCGCGGCCTTCAACGACGGCGTGCGCCGGGTCGCCAAGCTAAAGCAGGAGAAGATGGCCGCCCTGACCGGCGGGTTGGGCATCCCGCCCGGATTCAACATGCCGTTCTAG
- a CDS encoding acetate/propionate family kinase has product MNPIAVVNAGSSTVKFSLLNGEKRLLGALLDRLGGKSGSSACASLRDAEGAMLFQGPIPAHTHEEALVWLFDWLTRNDGGFKPAAVGHRVVHGGDGLVRPERVTDEIIGRIEALIPLAPLHQPHNLAPIRLLAAKFPDLPQVACFDTAFHATQSAVEKRFALPREYEAAGIRRYGFHGLSYEYIASRLPEVDPVAAEGRTIVCHLGNGASLCAMRAGRSVATTMSFTALDGIPMGTRCGAIDPGVLLHLMTQPGMDAATLSDLLYKRSGLLGLSGLSGDMRDLLASDRPEAAEAVEYFCYRIAREIGSLSAALGGLDALVFTAGIGEHAAPVRARICELAAWLGVVIDPAADRILHTPDSRVRVLVIPTNEEAMIARHVRQTLGLARGFAEPP; this is encoded by the coding sequence ATGAACCCTATCGCCGTCGTCAATGCCGGTTCCTCGACCGTCAAGTTCTCCCTGCTGAACGGCGAAAAACGGCTGCTGGGCGCCCTGCTCGACCGGCTCGGAGGCAAATCCGGCAGCAGCGCCTGCGCCAGCTTGCGCGATGCCGAAGGCGCCATGCTGTTTCAAGGCCCGATTCCGGCGCATACCCATGAGGAGGCCCTGGTCTGGCTGTTCGATTGGCTGACCCGCAACGACGGGGGATTCAAGCCCGCCGCGGTCGGCCACCGGGTGGTCCACGGCGGCGACGGCCTGGTTCGACCGGAACGGGTGACCGACGAGATCATCGGGCGGATCGAGGCGCTGATCCCGCTGGCGCCGCTGCACCAGCCGCATAACCTCGCTCCCATCCGGCTGCTGGCGGCGAAGTTCCCCGACTTGCCGCAAGTCGCCTGCTTCGACACCGCCTTCCACGCCACCCAGTCTGCCGTCGAAAAGCGCTTCGCCCTGCCCAGGGAATACGAGGCGGCCGGCATCCGCCGCTACGGCTTCCACGGCCTGTCCTACGAGTACATCGCCTCGCGTCTGCCGGAGGTCGACCCCGTCGCGGCGGAAGGCCGCACCATCGTCTGCCATCTCGGCAACGGCGCCAGCCTTTGCGCCATGCGGGCGGGCCGCAGCGTCGCCACCACCATGTCGTTCACCGCCCTGGACGGCATCCCCATGGGCACCCGCTGCGGCGCCATCGATCCCGGCGTGCTGTTGCACCTGATGACCCAGCCGGGCATGGATGCCGCAACGCTCTCGGACCTGCTCTACAAGCGCTCGGGACTGCTGGGGCTGTCCGGCCTGAGCGGCGACATGCGCGATCTGCTGGCCAGCGACCGCCCGGAAGCCGCCGAAGCCGTCGAGTATTTCTGCTACCGCATCGCCCGCGAAATCGGCTCGCTGAGCGCCGCATTGGGCGGGCTGGACGCCCTGGTCTTCACCGCCGGCATCGGCGAACACGCAGCGCCCGTGCGCGCCCGCATCTGCGAGCTTGCGGCCTGGCTCGGGGTCGTGATCGATCCGGCCGCCGACCGAATCCTGCACACGCCGGACAGCCGTGTCCGCGTGCTGGTGATCCCCACCAACGAGGAAGCCATGATCGCCCGCCATGTCCGGCAAACCCTGGGGCTGGCGCGAGGTTTCGCGGAACCCCCTTAA
- the dnaX gene encoding DNA polymerase III subunit gamma/tau: MLYQALARKWRPHNFTEVVGQEHVVKALTHALEAGRMHHAYLFTGTRGVGKTTLARILAKALNCEDLQGANPCGHCLICREVDEGRFIDLIEVDAASRTKVEDTRDLLDNVQYAPNQGRYKVYLIDEVHMLSGHSFNALLKTLEEPPPHVKFLLATTDPQKIPVTVLSRCLQFNLKRLTPEQIRAQMTRILASENLDFEPGAAKALARAAQGSMRDGLSLLDQAIAHCGGRLTETGVSAMLGTVSREPVYGLLDALADGAADALLAVSAALAEFSPDYQDVVQQLLAILHQVAIAQWAPEAARRDDEAERILELARRLSPEDTQLYYQIALQGQKDLPLAPDPRDGFEMLLLRMLAFRPHSAEAAPRIVPPAAAPAMRAPADAGIREPHRAREVTRQAPNPAASEASPAAANPVATSDAPNWPRMIDTMNLAGMTRQLASHCLLRSLTEHACELVLDPRQAQIHTPTVANNLENALQKLLGRPIKLTIRSESLNEETPAAAEQRTQAERQREAELEIENDATVNALKDMFGAQILPGSTRPLDSHENSR; this comes from the coding sequence ATGCTCTACCAGGCACTTGCGCGTAAGTGGCGACCCCACAATTTCACCGAAGTCGTCGGCCAGGAGCACGTCGTCAAGGCGCTGACGCATGCGCTGGAAGCCGGCCGCATGCACCATGCCTATTTGTTCACCGGCACCCGCGGCGTCGGCAAGACCACGCTGGCCCGGATTCTGGCCAAGGCGCTCAACTGCGAAGACCTCCAGGGGGCGAATCCCTGCGGCCACTGCCTGATCTGCCGGGAAGTGGACGAAGGCCGTTTCATCGATTTGATCGAAGTCGACGCCGCCTCCCGCACCAAGGTCGAGGACACCCGCGACCTTCTGGACAACGTCCAGTACGCTCCCAATCAGGGGCGCTACAAGGTCTACCTGATCGATGAAGTCCACATGCTCTCCGGGCACAGCTTCAACGCCCTGCTGAAGACCCTGGAAGAGCCGCCGCCGCATGTGAAATTCCTGCTGGCGACCACCGATCCGCAGAAGATTCCGGTCACCGTGCTGTCGCGCTGCCTGCAGTTCAACCTCAAACGGCTGACGCCGGAGCAGATCCGCGCCCAGATGACGCGGATTCTGGCATCGGAAAACCTGGACTTCGAACCCGGCGCCGCCAAGGCTCTGGCCCGTGCCGCCCAGGGCAGCATGCGCGACGGCCTCAGCCTGCTGGATCAGGCCATCGCGCACTGCGGCGGCCGCCTGACCGAAACCGGCGTCAGCGCCATGCTCGGCACCGTCTCGCGGGAACCGGTCTATGGCCTGCTGGACGCGCTGGCCGACGGCGCCGCCGACGCCCTGCTCGCTGTGTCCGCCGCACTCGCCGAATTCTCACCGGACTACCAGGACGTGGTCCAGCAACTGCTGGCGATCCTGCATCAGGTCGCGATCGCCCAGTGGGCCCCCGAAGCCGCCCGCCGCGACGACGAAGCCGAGCGGATTCTGGAACTCGCCCGCCGCCTGTCCCCGGAGGATACCCAGCTCTACTACCAGATCGCGCTCCAGGGGCAGAAGGACCTTCCGCTGGCGCCGGACCCGCGCGACGGCTTCGAGATGCTGCTGCTGCGAATGCTGGCCTTCCGCCCGCACTCCGCCGAAGCCGCGCCGAGGATCGTCCCGCCGGCGGCCGCCCCGGCGATGCGGGCACCCGCCGACGCCGGCATTCGGGAGCCGCACCGCGCTCGGGAAGTCACCCGGCAGGCCCCTAACCCGGCCGCTTCCGAAGCGTCTCCGGCGGCGGCGAACCCCGTGGCGACGAGCGATGCGCCGAACTGGCCGAGGATGATCGATACCATGAACCTCGCCGGCATGACCCGCCAGCTCGCCAGCCATTGCTTGCTGAGGAGCTTGACCGAGCACGCGTGCGAACTGGTGCTGGACCCCCGACAAGCGCAGATTCACACGCCCACTGTGGCGAACAATCTCGAAAACGCCTTGCAAAAGCTCCTCGGCCGCCCCATCAAATTGACGATCCGCAGTGAATCCTTGAACGAGGAAACGCCCGCTGCCGCCGAGCAACGGACGCAGGCCGAAAGGCAGCGCGAGGCCGAGCTCGAAATCGAAAACGATGCGACCGTCAACGCCCTGAAAGATATGTTCGGTGCACAGATCCTGCCAGGCTCGACCCGGCCGCTAGACAGTCACGAAAACTCAAGGTAA
- a CDS encoding GH36-type glycosyl hydrolase domain-containing protein: protein MNPQHPLAAKPALRLESPSGLVFRLTSSGSIRRMDHGDILINLFPGSEAEGGPANLYLRRLGSPCEAVPLLGPRGPGRIRCDGRGLSIEGEWAGIRFGVCLVLAEAAPAWFWHVALENTGRTASTVELVYAQDLGLAQYGAVRLNEYYVSQYLDHTPLPHPSRGTVLASRQNLAMGGRFPWVAIGSLNRARSFATDALQFYGLESRAGRPPRGLMEGLPGSRRQHEHAMAVIQDAPLTLAPGEASAAGFFGWFEPDHPEATSEADLTLADRALSLPEAAPPPARPDRSEGFAPSANLFSAAPLLEALELGDAEIAELFGGIRREPESEHGRLLSFFAGDRGHIALRAKELEVLRPHGHILRTGNGLVPDEAGLTSTVWMAGVFHSMVTQGHVSINRFLSTTHSYLSLFRAHGQRLFVEIEGRWQLLDVPSAFEMKPEGCRWIYKHAGGSLQIRSEAATGSHELSVTLEVLEGPPVRCLLSNHVALNGDDGAEAVPARFVRDGTGVLVRPVPGSDLGRRFPDGGFRIDPLPGTPLETVGGDELLYADGQSRGEPFLCLVTAPVSSAGFRITGSLVPAPPATAETGAGHYWRDMTAGLRVHPPAGSALGGDIERLREILPWFAHDALVHYLSPRGLEQYSGGGWGVRDVCQGPVEMLLALGRFEPIRDLLCRVFRNQNPDGDWPQWFMFFERERNIRPGDSHGDIVFWPVLALAQYLLASGDGALLDEVLPFFHPEGGDKAERATLWEHVERALLVVAARTIPGTRLAAYGHGDWNDSLQPVNPAMRERLCSSWTVTLHHQTLATLAEALRRLKRDDQAAAFEAAAAEVRDDFQRLLIVDGILAGYAHVREDESIDYLVHPLDRATGLSYSLLPMIHAITHGLLTPGQAARHLQLIEDHLLGPDGARLFDRPMAYRGGPQTYFQRAESSSFFGREIGLMYTHAHLRYAEALARYGDAEGFFKALCKANPIGLRALVPTATLRQANCYYSSSDAAFADRYQAYAEYERVRKGEIAFDGGWRVYSSGAGIGMGLILRGLLGLRLESSRLVIDPVIPKALDGLRIELDLAGCQFEVVYSVRSSGCGPLALSLNGADLPFSRAANPYRMGGVEVALEALRAKSTEDRNRLAVTLN, encoded by the coding sequence ATGAACCCACAGCATCCGCTGGCGGCGAAGCCGGCGCTCCGCCTCGAAAGCCCTTCCGGTCTGGTCTTCCGGCTCACATCCAGCGGCTCGATCCGGCGCATGGATCACGGGGATATTCTCATCAACCTGTTCCCCGGCTCGGAAGCCGAGGGCGGACCGGCCAATCTCTATCTGCGCCGCCTCGGTTCCCCCTGCGAGGCCGTGCCGCTGCTCGGTCCGCGCGGTCCCGGCCGCATACGGTGCGACGGTCGAGGGCTATCGATCGAGGGGGAATGGGCGGGCATCCGGTTCGGCGTCTGCCTGGTGCTGGCCGAAGCCGCGCCCGCCTGGTTCTGGCACGTGGCGCTGGAGAACACCGGCCGGACCGCCTCAACGGTGGAGCTGGTCTACGCCCAGGACCTGGGGCTGGCGCAATACGGGGCGGTGCGGCTCAACGAATACTACGTCAGCCAGTACCTCGACCATACACCGCTCCCTCACCCCTCGCGGGGTACGGTCCTGGCCTCCCGTCAGAATCTGGCGATGGGCGGCCGTTTTCCCTGGGTCGCCATCGGCTCGCTGAACCGGGCTCGGAGCTTCGCCACCGACGCGCTGCAATTTTACGGCCTGGAAAGCCGGGCCGGGCGCCCGCCGCGGGGGCTGATGGAGGGCCTCCCCGGCTCGCGCCGCCAGCACGAACACGCCATGGCCGTGATCCAGGATGCCCCGCTGACACTGGCACCTGGCGAGGCATCGGCGGCGGGGTTCTTCGGCTGGTTCGAACCGGATCACCCGGAGGCGACCTCCGAGGCCGATCTGACCTTGGCCGACCGGGCGCTGAGCCTGCCGGAAGCCGCGCCTCCCCCGGCAAGGCCGGATCGATCCGAAGGTTTCGCGCCGTCAGCCAATCTCTTCAGCGCCGCACCGCTCCTCGAAGCCCTCGAGCTCGGCGATGCCGAGATCGCCGAGCTGTTCGGCGGCATCCGGCGGGAGCCGGAATCGGAGCATGGCCGCCTGCTGTCCTTCTTCGCCGGCGACCGCGGCCACATCGCGCTCAGGGCCAAGGAGCTCGAGGTGCTGCGCCCCCACGGCCACATCCTCCGCACCGGCAACGGCCTGGTGCCGGACGAGGCCGGCCTGACCTCCACCGTCTGGATGGCCGGCGTGTTTCATTCGATGGTGACCCAGGGCCATGTGAGCATCAACCGCTTCCTGTCCACCACCCACAGTTACCTGAGCCTGTTCCGGGCGCACGGTCAACGGCTGTTCGTCGAGATCGAAGGCCGCTGGCAGCTGCTCGACGTGCCCTCCGCCTTCGAGATGAAGCCGGAGGGCTGCCGCTGGATTTATAAACACGCCGGCGGATCGTTGCAGATACGCAGCGAGGCCGCCACCGGAAGTCATGAACTCTCGGTAACCCTGGAGGTACTGGAAGGACCGCCCGTCCGCTGCCTGCTCAGCAACCATGTCGCCCTCAACGGCGACGACGGCGCCGAGGCCGTCCCGGCGCGGTTCGTCCGCGACGGGACGGGGGTGTTGGTTCGCCCGGTACCCGGATCCGACCTCGGCCGCCGTTTCCCGGACGGCGGCTTCCGCATCGATCCGCTGCCCGGCACTCCGCTCGAGACCGTGGGGGGGGACGAGCTGCTGTACGCCGACGGCCAGTCCCGAGGGGAACCCTTCCTGTGCCTCGTCACGGCCCCGGTCTCGTCGGCCGGCTTCCGCATCACCGGCAGCCTGGTGCCGGCTCCCCCGGCCACAGCCGAAACCGGCGCGGGCCACTATTGGCGCGACATGACCGCGGGATTGCGGGTCCATCCGCCGGCCGGCAGTGCGTTGGGGGGAGACATCGAGCGCCTGCGGGAAATCCTGCCCTGGTTCGCCCATGACGCCCTGGTTCATTACCTCAGTCCGCGCGGGCTGGAGCAGTATTCCGGCGGCGGCTGGGGTGTCCGCGACGTCTGCCAGGGACCGGTGGAAATGCTGCTGGCCCTGGGCCGGTTCGAGCCGATTCGCGACCTGCTGTGCCGGGTGTTCAGGAACCAGAATCCGGATGGCGATTGGCCGCAGTGGTTCATGTTCTTCGAGCGCGAGCGCAACATCCGCCCCGGCGACTCGCACGGCGACATCGTGTTCTGGCCGGTCCTGGCCCTCGCCCAATACCTGCTGGCCTCCGGAGACGGCGCGCTGCTGGACGAGGTTCTGCCCTTCTTCCATCCGGAAGGCGGCGACAAGGCCGAACGGGCGACGCTCTGGGAGCACGTGGAGCGCGCGCTGCTGGTCGTGGCTGCCCGGACCATCCCCGGGACCCGGCTGGCCGCCTACGGCCACGGCGACTGGAACGATTCCCTCCAGCCGGTCAACCCGGCCATGCGCGAGCGCCTGTGTAGTTCCTGGACGGTGACCCTGCACCACCAGACCCTGGCCACGCTGGCGGAGGCGCTGCGCCGCTTGAAGCGCGATGACCAGGCGGCGGCCTTCGAGGCCGCGGCGGCGGAAGTGCGCGACGACTTCCAGCGTCTGCTGATCGTCGACGGCATCCTCGCCGGCTATGCCCATGTCAGGGAAGATGAAAGCATCGACTATCTCGTGCATCCGCTTGACCGGGCCACCGGACTTTCCTATAGCCTGCTGCCGATGATCCATGCCATCACCCACGGGCTGTTGACGCCCGGACAGGCGGCGCGGCACCTGCAACTCATCGAGGACCACCTGCTCGGGCCCGACGGCGCCAGGCTGTTCGACCGGCCGATGGCCTACCGCGGCGGCCCGCAGACATACTTCCAGCGGGCCGAGAGCAGCAGCTTCTTCGGCCGCGAAATCGGGCTGATGTACACCCACGCCCATCTCCGCTATGCGGAAGCGCTGGCCCGCTACGGTGACGCGGAGGGCTTCTTCAAGGCGCTATGCAAGGCCAATCCCATCGGCCTCCGCGCGCTCGTACCCACCGCGACCTTGCGCCAGGCCAACTGCTATTACTCCAGCTCCGACGCCGCCTTCGCCGACCGCTACCAGGCTTACGCCGAGTACGAGCGGGTTCGGAAGGGGGAAATCGCCTTCGACGGCGGCTGGCGGGTGTATTCGAGCGGCGCGGGCATCGGCATGGGCCTGATCTTGCGCGGATTGCTGGGGTTGCGGCTGGAAAGCTCGAGGCTGGTGATCGACCCGGTCATCCCGAAAGCGCTGGACGGCCTCCGTATCGAACTGGATCTCGCCGGCTGCCAGTTCGAAGTCGTCTACTCCGTCCGGAGTTCCGGCTGCGGTCCCCTGGCGCTCAGCCTGAACGGTGCCGATCTGCCGTTCAGCCGGGCGGCCAATCCTTACCGGATGGGCGGCGTGGAAGTCGCGCTGGAGGCGTTACGGGCGAAGTCGACGGAAGACCGGAACCGGCTGGCCGTGACCTTGAATTGA
- a CDS encoding phosphoketolase family protein encodes METQLPPSSEFEQLSVYGPTRATVSETPLDAEEVRKIHAFWRACNYLAVGMIYLRDNPLLREPLKREHIKNRLLGHWGSSPGLSFTYTHLNRAIKKHDLNMIFMAGPGHGAPGVLGPLYLEGSYTEIYPDKDLSEEGLLNFFKQFSFPGGIGSHCTPETPGSIHEGGELGYVLSHACGAAFDNPDLIVAAVVGDGEAETGPLATSWHINKFLNPIRDGAVLPILNLNGYKINNPTLLARISHDELENLLRGYGYTPYFVEGSEPESMHQAMAATLDRCIEDIRAAQTEARASGIARRPRWPMIVLRSPKGWTAPRQIDGRNVEGFWRAHQVPVADVLKNPEHLKLLESWMRSYKPEELFDAEGRPVAEIREMAPAGFRRMGLNPHANGGYLRKALRIPNFRNYGIEVAKPGQIEAPNTQPLGVFLRDVMKENMHNFRVFGPDENTSNKLDAIYAAAKKFWIAEYFPEDQDGGELAPDGRVIEMLSEHTLEGMLEGYLLTGRHGFFSTYEAFVHVIDSMFNQHAKWLSICNHLSWRQDIASLNLLITSTVWRQDHNGFTHQDPGFLDVVVNKSADVTRIYLPPDVNSLLSVADHCLRSQNYINVIVSDKQLHLQFMDMDAAVAHCTEGLGIWEWASNDEGREPDVVMACAGDIPTLEALAATTLLREEFPELKIRFINVVDLFKLQPESEHPHGLSDKDFDSLFTKDKPIIFNFHGYPWLIHRLAYRRTNHANMHVRGYKEKGNINTPLELAINNQIDRFSLAIDVIDRIPEIAVSGAHAKARFRKQQIACRQYAYEHGVDMPEMVEWRWPY; translated from the coding sequence ATGGAAACCCAGCTCCCCCCTTCTTCCGAATTCGAGCAGCTCAGCGTCTACGGCCCGACCCGCGCCACCGTGAGCGAAACGCCGCTGGATGCCGAAGAAGTCCGGAAAATCCACGCCTTCTGGCGGGCCTGCAATTATTTGGCGGTGGGGATGATCTACCTGCGCGACAACCCGCTGCTGCGCGAACCGCTCAAGCGCGAGCATATCAAGAACCGCCTGCTCGGCCATTGGGGCTCCAGCCCCGGCCTTTCGTTCACCTACACCCACCTGAACCGGGCCATCAAGAAACACGACCTGAACATGATCTTCATGGCCGGGCCCGGCCACGGCGCCCCCGGTGTGTTGGGACCGCTGTATCTGGAAGGCAGCTATACCGAAATCTACCCGGACAAGGACCTGAGCGAAGAAGGTTTGTTGAATTTCTTCAAGCAGTTCTCCTTCCCCGGCGGCATCGGCAGCCATTGCACCCCGGAAACGCCGGGCTCGATCCATGAAGGCGGCGAGCTGGGCTATGTGCTATCGCACGCCTGCGGCGCGGCCTTCGACAACCCCGACTTGATCGTGGCCGCCGTGGTCGGCGACGGCGAGGCCGAGACCGGCCCGCTCGCCACCTCCTGGCACATCAACAAATTCCTCAACCCGATCCGCGACGGCGCGGTGCTGCCTATCCTCAACCTCAACGGCTACAAGATCAACAACCCCACCCTGCTGGCCCGCATCAGCCACGACGAGCTGGAAAACCTGCTCAGAGGCTACGGCTACACGCCTTATTTCGTGGAAGGGTCGGAGCCGGAAAGCATGCACCAGGCGATGGCCGCCACCCTGGACCGCTGCATCGAGGACATCCGCGCCGCCCAGACCGAGGCTCGCGCCTCCGGCATCGCCCGGCGACCGCGCTGGCCGATGATCGTGCTGCGTTCGCCCAAGGGCTGGACCGCGCCGCGCCAGATCGACGGCCGCAACGTCGAGGGCTTCTGGCGCGCCCACCAAGTGCCGGTAGCGGACGTGCTGAAAAACCCCGAGCACCTGAAGCTGCTGGAAAGCTGGATGCGCAGCTACAAACCGGAAGAACTGTTCGACGCCGAAGGCCGGCCCGTCGCGGAAATCCGGGAAATGGCGCCGGCCGGCTTCCGCCGCATGGGACTCAATCCCCACGCCAACGGCGGCTATCTGCGCAAGGCCCTGCGCATCCCCAATTTTCGGAACTACGGCATCGAGGTCGCCAAACCGGGCCAGATCGAAGCGCCGAACACCCAGCCGCTGGGGGTGTTCCTGCGCGACGTGATGAAGGAGAACATGCACAACTTCCGGGTGTTCGGCCCGGACGAGAATACCTCCAACAAGCTGGACGCCATCTACGCCGCCGCCAAGAAATTCTGGATCGCCGAGTATTTCCCCGAGGACCAGGACGGCGGCGAACTGGCCCCCGATGGCCGGGTCATCGAAATGCTCAGCGAGCATACGCTGGAAGGCATGCTGGAGGGCTATTTGCTGACCGGACGCCACGGCTTCTTCTCGACCTACGAAGCCTTCGTGCATGTCATCGACTCGATGTTCAACCAGCACGCCAAGTGGCTGTCCATCTGCAACCACCTGTCCTGGCGCCAGGACATCGCCTCGCTCAACCTCCTGATCACCTCGACGGTCTGGCGGCAGGACCACAACGGCTTCACCCACCAGGACCCCGGCTTCCTGGACGTGGTCGTCAACAAGAGCGCGGACGTCACCCGCATCTACCTGCCGCCGGACGTCAACAGCCTGCTGTCGGTCGCCGACCACTGCCTGCGCAGCCAGAACTACATCAACGTGATCGTGTCGGACAAGCAGTTGCACCTCCAGTTCATGGACATGGACGCCGCGGTTGCCCATTGCACCGAGGGCTTGGGCATCTGGGAATGGGCCAGCAACGACGAGGGTCGGGAGCCCGACGTGGTCATGGCCTGCGCCGGCGACATCCCGACCCTGGAAGCCCTCGCCGCCACGACCCTGCTCCGCGAGGAATTCCCGGAACTGAAGATCCGCTTCATCAACGTGGTGGACCTGTTCAAGCTGCAGCCCGAATCCGAGCATCCGCACGGCCTCAGCGACAAGGATTTCGACAGCCTGTTCACCAAGGACAAGCCGATCATCTTCAACTTCCACGGCTACCCCTGGCTGATCCACCGCCTGGCTTACCGACGCACCAACCACGCCAACATGCACGTGCGCGGCTACAAGGAGAAAGGCAACATCAATACCCCGCTGGAACTGGCGATCAACAACCAGATCGACCGCTTCAGCCTGGCCATCGACGTCATCGACCGGATTCCGGAAATCGCGGTTTCCGGCGCTCACGCCAAGGCCAGGTTCCGCAAGCAGCAGATCGCCTGCCGCCAGTACGCCTACGAACATGGCGTCGACATGCCGGAAATGGTCGAGTGGCGCTGGCCGTATTGA
- a CDS encoding histidine triad nucleotide-binding protein — MPQCIFCQMVAGEIKPAVVYEDDLTLAFRDIHPQAPVHVLVIPKAHIANLNELPADAPGLAAALFDTAKKVAALEGIAESGYRTVVNCLGDAGQAVDHLHLHVLGGRRLHWPPG; from the coding sequence ATGCCGCAATGTATCTTCTGCCAGATGGTCGCCGGGGAAATCAAGCCCGCCGTCGTTTATGAGGACGATCTGACGCTGGCGTTCCGGGACATCCATCCGCAGGCGCCGGTGCACGTGCTGGTGATTCCCAAGGCGCACATCGCGAACCTCAACGAATTGCCCGCTGACGCGCCGGGATTGGCCGCGGCGCTGTTCGATACGGCCAAGAAGGTCGCGGCGCTGGAAGGGATTGCCGAATCGGGCTACCGCACGGTGGTCAATTGCCTGGGCGATGCCGGCCAGGCAGTCGACCATCTGCATCTGCACGTCCTCGGCGGCCGCCGCCTGCACTGGCCGCCGGGCTGA
- the recR gene encoding recombination mediator RecR — MRQSGAISELIDALRCLPGVGPKTAQRMTLHLLQRDRDAARRLSEALHDALTKVGLCGQCRTLTESTLCEHCANPARDRSQLCIVESPAEVYAISRATAYKGLFFVLNGRLSPLDGIGPAELGLGALEKRLKEDGVAELILATNTTVEGEATAHYLSDMARRHGIRTTRIAHGIPFGGELEYVDGTTLSHAFDGRKDF; from the coding sequence ATGCGGCAATCCGGCGCCATTTCCGAGCTGATCGACGCATTGCGCTGTCTGCCCGGCGTCGGGCCGAAGACCGCGCAGCGCATGACGCTGCATCTGCTGCAGCGCGACCGCGATGCCGCCCGCAGGCTGAGCGAAGCCCTGCATGACGCCCTGACGAAGGTGGGCCTGTGCGGCCAGTGCCGCACCCTGACCGAGAGCACCCTGTGCGAGCATTGCGCCAACCCCGCCCGGGACCGGTCGCAGTTGTGCATCGTGGAATCGCCCGCCGAGGTATACGCGATCAGCCGGGCCACCGCCTACAAGGGCTTGTTCTTCGTCCTGAACGGCCGGCTTTCTCCGCTCGACGGCATCGGCCCGGCCGAACTGGGCCTGGGCGCCTTGGAGAAACGGCTGAAGGAAGACGGTGTCGCGGAGCTGATCCTGGCGACCAATACCACGGTCGAGGGCGAAGCCACCGCGCATTACCTCAGCGACATGGCCCGGCGCCACGGCATCCGGACCACCCGGATTGCCCACGGCATCCCGTTCGGCGGCGAGCTGGAATACGTCGACGGCACCACGCTTTCGCACGCCTTCGACGGCCGCAAGGATTTCTAA